The DNA window TTAAAGGGGACCGGATTATGTCGAATCTTTCATTAGCCGAAGCTGTAAAGTTGAAATCTGTATTAGCAAAACGCATTCATGAATTGGAAGAGGAAATGGACCGCGTAGCCTTTGTGGAAATTGAAAAAGGCGGCAAGAAGCCAAAACAAGCGCGGTCGCTTTCGCAAGTTGAAGAGGAAATCGATGATATTCGCAAAGATTTCCGTTTACTTGATAAATTGATGTATCAAGCCAATTATAAAAACAAAGTGAGCTTTAATGGAGAAGAACTAGCAATAGTTGAAGCCATCGAATTGGCTACTCAATTACGCGCCAAAGCACGCAAGTTCAAACAATTTGGATCATCTGCAAAAGAAGAGCTTCAATTTGGTTACGGCGAGGGCGTTCCGGTTATTCGAAAGGCGATGTTCGAACCGGAAGAATACCGCATCAAAGCAGTAGAGCAAGAACGGTTAGCAAACCGACTGTCAAATGCCATCAACACCAAAAATTATTCGATCGTATTGGATTTTGATAGCGAGAAGTATTTCTAAACCTTGGAGTGGTGAGACTCCACTCCAAGGCATGGAAGGAAACCTCTTGTACTTCGGTGCATTCAACTCTAATGGCTAAGGCAAACCAATAACCTATACCCCATTACGATTTTACCTGTTACCGATAACCAACTAAAAGCAAGTGACGGTCGATGACCACAATCCTGTTTTAAAACTCCTTCCATGAAATCCTCTTGCTTTCGAGCAAGAGGGTTTTTTTGTTTTTAATCAGAAATGAACTTTTCTTTGTTTAATATCAATACCAATAGAAAAAGGTTTAACTTCACTAACAGAAGATGAATATTCTGAAAAAACACCAAACTGTCATTTTCTAGTATATTAGAGTAAAATAGAGCTTGTCATAATTTTTACAATAAATTTACGTTCGCTATTGGGTTCAGAATTTCACTTTAATGTCCCAACGTCCTGATGAAGATTACTAATGAGAAGGTGCAATATAAAATGAATAACACTGACAATAAAAAAACAATGAATAAGTTCTTACCACTGTTTGCTTTAGCTGTTGCTATGCTGTGGATAAAAACCTATGTATCACAAAAAACACAATTTAAATTGGATGTTGACAGTACACTCCAAGAATTACTGCTGTTTATCAATCCGCTTGGTTCTGCTTTATTACTACTAAGCTTATCGTTCTTTTTTAAAGGGGCACGGAAGTACTGGTCACTATTGTTAATATACACATTAATGTCTGTTATGTTATATGCGAATGTTGTATATTACCGATTTTTTAGTGACTTTATCACCTTGCCAACTTTATTTCAAACACAAAACTTCGGTGATTTAGGCGGCAGTGTGCTGACTTTAATCCAACCAACAGATGTGTTGTTTTTTGCCGACGTAATTATTTTAGGTGTTCTTGTATTCTCGAATAAACTTAAAAAAGAATCTGGAAATTTTAAAACTAAAGTGATTCTACCTGTTATTACAATTGCGCTCGCTATTTCATTCTTTAACTTAGCGTTAGCGGAAAAAGATCGTCCTCAATTGTTAACGAGAGGATTCGATAGAAACTACATTGTAAAATATTTAGGTATGTACAACTACGCGCTCTATGATACTGTCGAAACTCTGAAAGCCTCTACTCAACGAGTTTTAGCTGATAGCGACGATAATACAGAAGTGTTAAACTACACGAAATCCAATTATGCGAAACCAAATGAGGACTATTTTGGTGCAGCTGAAGGCATGAATGTTGTTTACTTACATTTGGAATCGTTCCAAGAATTCTTGTTAAATTATGAGTTAGATGGAGAAGAAGTTACACCGTTTTTGAATTCGTTAATTGGCGATCAAAACACGTTGTATTTCGATAATTTCTTCCACCAAACGGCTCAAGGTAAAACTTCAGACGCGGAGTTTATGCTTGAAAATTCGTTGTTCGGTTTGCCGAAAGGTTCAGCATTTATTACAAAAGGACGTAATACGTATCAGGCTGCACCGGCTATCTTAAAAGATAAAGGCTACACATCAGCGGTTTTTCATGGCAACAACGGAACGTTTTGGAACCGAAATGAAGTATACAAATCTTTTGGTTATGATTACTTTTTCGATATTGAATCGTATACCAATTTGACAGAAGAAGACATGGCGGAATATGGCGTTATGGACAAACCGTTCTTTGAACAGTCAGGTGAAATGATAGAATCATTGCCAGAACCTTTCTATACGAAGTTACTGACGGTTTCGCATCATTTTCCATACCACATGGATGAAGAGTTAACAACGATTGGAAAAGCGACAACGGGAGATTCAAGCGTAGATGATTATTTCCAAACAGCTCGCTATGCAGACGAAGCGATCGAGCAATTCTTTACGCAACTAGAAGAGTCTGGTTTAACTGATAACACGATGGTCATCCTATACGGAGATCATTATGGTATTTCTGATAACCATAACCAAGCGATGGAACAAATTCTTTCAAAAGAAATTACACCAGTTGAAAATGCTAATCTTCAACGTGTGCCTTTGTTTATCCACGTGCCTGGCATGGAAGGCGGCATTGATCACACGTATGGTGGCCAAATTGATCTTCTGCCAACAGTGCTTCACATGTTAGGAGTAGAAACGGAAAATTATGTTCAGTTTGGTGCAGATTTATTATCTGAAGACCATGAAGAATTGGTAACGTTCAGAAATGGCGATTACGTCAGTCCTGAAATTTTCTCAATCGGTGAGAAATTCTATAACCCTGAAACTGGTTTACTGATTGAAGACGAGCAACTAGCGAAAGCAGAGCAGCTTCAGCAACAATCAAATTTCGAGCTTGAGTTGTCCGATCAACTGGTCAATGGTGATTTGTTGAGGTTCTATACACCAATCGGGTTTACGCCTATTGATCCATCGGACTATAGCTATCAAAGCACGTCTTTAGAGGAAACTGAATAAGCAATAACTAAAGAGCATCCTTAAGACGGATTTTACCGTCAATGAGGATGCTTTTTTTTGAATAAAACTATTCAACTGTTTTTTCTATTTTGTCTCTTCCGCAATACCGTCCAATTTACTGAACCGATTTGCAATCATTGCGCCGATTGATAAATTAAAGACCATATTAAAAATTGGCGCTATTACGCCAAGTTCTCCGATAAATTTATAAGCAAGAATCGCAGCAAGAGCCGTATTGCAGAGCCCTACTTGGAATAGAGCAGCACGTGCGTCTTGTTCTTCCATCTTTAGTCCTCGCGCAATAAAGTAAGCAGCAGCCATTGGTAAGGTAACTTGTATAAATGTCGCCATTGCGATTAGGGGAATAGTTGCTAATTCGGAAGCGATTGCTTCTTTACCACTGCCGATAATGGTATGAACAATAACTAGTAACGCTATCGAGGTCCCAAGCTTTGTGACAGAACCGGTGTAAGACTTCAAACTAGGAATTACTTTTTGAAGAAATAAACCCAGTCCCATCGGCAATACGACAATTAGCATAAACGATATGAGAAGATCGAAAAAGGATAGGGAGATCTGTTCGCTCGATACACCGACCATTGCTAACGGTGTAACGATAGGACTAATTGCAACATCAAGTAGAGATGCAACAACAACGAGCGAAGCGTTACCGCCTGCTAAAAACGTATATACAGTAGCAGCCGTAGCACTTGGAACAGTTCCAGCTAAAATAAGACCAGCAGCAATTTCAGGTTTAGAAGAAAAAAAGAGATGAGCCAATGCGATTGATACGGATACAGTGAGTGTCCATTTTAGCCCCGTAATCACCAGTAATTCTTTCTTCTTTTTTCGAATTTCTTTAAATGCTTCTATATTCATCGACAATCCAGCAAAGAAGATAACAGCTCCTAGCAGTAAACTAGGTACCCATGATGATACTTGCCAATGAACAGGAGAGAAATAAGTAGCAACTGAAACCAATAAAATTAGAAAAGGTAATTTCCTAGAAATGAATGCTATAAGAGACATGCGTCTATTCTTCCTTTCAATCGAATTATGCTAATAGCATTTATTATACTCATTAATGTTTAATTATTCAGTCTTATTTATAAAAAAAGAAAATTTAAAAAATCTGTTAAGCTAAAATAGAATATACAAAAAACTCATGAAATATTTGATGCATAGTGGATAGGGGTGGTGAATTTGTTTGATTTAGAATCATTAAGTTCTAAAATAGTAGAAGAACTCACGTCTTTAATGGATAAAAATGTGATAGTTACAGATAAAAATGGTTTTATCATCGCGAGCACCGATTCTAATCGGTTAAACTCATTTCATGAAGGTGCCGCGATTTCAATGAGAAATCAACAGGAACTCCATTTAACGGAAGAGCTGTGTAACAAGTTACGTGGCGTGCGTCCTGGTATAGTCATGCCAATCATTGTTTCAGGAGCACCCATTGGCGTTCTAGGGATTACCGGGAAACCGGCAGAAGTAGAACAATATGCGAAGTTAGTGAGGAAAGTTGTCGAGCTGTTTATTACGGATTCTATCTCAAGAGAGGAAAAAGAGCGAGACATCCGTGAAATTGAATTCTTTTTCTTTGATTTGGTAACAACGGAATCTCCTATAGAAATCATTGAAGACAGAGCACGTATGATCAATATTGATAGTTCTCTTTACCGGCGTATCGCTGTAATACAAACATACCAACAACTTGAAATTGCCGATGTAGAAGCTTTGTTGAGAATTCAAACCATTCATCCCGAACTGAAGATTATCAGATGGGGAATGGAAAAGTTAGTATTGTTAATGCCAGATATTAAAAAAGAGCAAATGATGGAAGGATTAAAGAGTTTATCATTGAAAATCCAAAAGAAGATACGACAAAAGTTACCGATTGGTATAGGAAGTTTTAATAACTTCCATCAGTTAAAAGAATCATTTAGCCAAGCAGAAACCGCGCTAGCAGTTTCCGCAAGACAAGGGAAAATAGTATTTGAAGAAGATCTGAAATTGGAATTGCTATATTATTCGATTCGAGAAGAAGTACAGAAAGAGTTTTTAAAACGTACAATTGAGCCTTTAATAAAAGAAGAAGAGTTGATGTTAACTTTAGAGGCTTGGTTAAAGCGGAAAAGTTCACTTCAAGATTTAGCAGATAGCTTACATATACATAAAAATACCTTGATCTATCGGATAAACAAAATCCAAAATATATTAAATGTAGATTTACATGATGTAAATGATTTAGTAATCGTATATACGGCGGTTCGCCTTTACCGAAAGAAATGACTCTCTGAATTTCAGAGGGTCATTTGGTCTTTTGTACAAAAAAAAGAATGAACTTTCGATTGAATTTGTGACAAAGAACATAGAAGTTAGAACAGTTTGA is part of the Planococcus sp. PAMC 21323 genome and encodes:
- a CDS encoding LTA synthase family protein; its protein translation is MNNTDNKKTMNKFLPLFALAVAMLWIKTYVSQKTQFKLDVDSTLQELLLFINPLGSALLLLSLSFFFKGARKYWSLLLIYTLMSVMLYANVVYYRFFSDFITLPTLFQTQNFGDLGGSVLTLIQPTDVLFFADVIILGVLVFSNKLKKESGNFKTKVILPVITIALAISFFNLALAEKDRPQLLTRGFDRNYIVKYLGMYNYALYDTVETLKASTQRVLADSDDNTEVLNYTKSNYAKPNEDYFGAAEGMNVVYLHLESFQEFLLNYELDGEEVTPFLNSLIGDQNTLYFDNFFHQTAQGKTSDAEFMLENSLFGLPKGSAFITKGRNTYQAAPAILKDKGYTSAVFHGNNGTFWNRNEVYKSFGYDYFFDIESYTNLTEEDMAEYGVMDKPFFEQSGEMIESLPEPFYTKLLTVSHHFPYHMDEELTTIGKATTGDSSVDDYFQTARYADEAIEQFFTQLEESGLTDNTMVILYGDHYGISDNHNQAMEQILSKEITPVENANLQRVPLFIHVPGMEGGIDHTYGGQIDLLPTVLHMLGVETENYVQFGADLLSEDHEELVTFRNGDYVSPEIFSIGEKFYNPETGLLIEDEQLAKAEQLQQQSNFELELSDQLVNGDLLRFYTPIGFTPIDPSDYSYQSTSLEETE
- a CDS encoding bile acid:sodium symporter family protein encodes the protein MSLIAFISRKLPFLILLVSVATYFSPVHWQVSSWVPSLLLGAVIFFAGLSMNIEAFKEIRKKKKELLVITGLKWTLTVSVSIALAHLFFSSKPEIAAGLILAGTVPSATAATVYTFLAGGNASLVVVASLLDVAISPIVTPLAMVGVSSEQISLSFFDLLISFMLIVVLPMGLGLFLQKVIPSLKSYTGSVTKLGTSIALLVIVHTIIGSGKEAIASELATIPLIAMATFIQVTLPMAAAYFIARGLKMEEQDARAALFQVGLCNTALAAILAYKFIGELGVIAPIFNMVFNLSIGAMIANRFSKLDGIAEETK
- a CDS encoding CdaR family transcriptional regulator, giving the protein MNLFDLESLSSKIVEELTSLMDKNVIVTDKNGFIIASTDSNRLNSFHEGAAISMRNQQELHLTEELCNKLRGVRPGIVMPIIVSGAPIGVLGITGKPAEVEQYAKLVRKVVELFITDSISREEKERDIREIEFFFFDLVTTESPIEIIEDRARMINIDSSLYRRIAVIQTYQQLEIADVEALLRIQTIHPELKIIRWGMEKLVLLMPDIKKEQMMEGLKSLSLKIQKKIRQKLPIGIGSFNNFHQLKESFSQAETALAVSARQGKIVFEEDLKLELLYYSIREEVQKEFLKRTIEPLIKEEELMLTLEAWLKRKSSLQDLADSLHIHKNTLIYRINKIQNILNVDLHDVNDLVIVYTAVRLYRKK